Genomic window (Bacillus pumilus):
ACAGGGTGGAACATTTTCAGCTTATCCTCACTATGAACATCTTCCTCTTCAAGGGCAATATAGTCACCCTCAGAATGGTGATTCAATTGATTGATGATACGGTACACACGTTTTCGACCTGGTGTTGTCACTTTCTCTGGGTTGGACGAAATTTTAATGGTATCGTTCATTTTACCGTTTTCTTCAATAGATACGAGTTTATACACTGCACCGAGGGCTGGCTGATCAAATGCTGTGATCAGTTTTGTCCCAACACCCCACACATCGATTTTGGCACCCTGAGCTTTTAAATTCATGATGGTATGTTCATCAAGATCACTTGATGCAATCACTTTTGCATCATGGAATCCTGCTTCATCCAGCATCGTTCTAGCTTTTTTAGACAAGTATGCAAGGTCACCGCTATCTAGTCTGACGCCAATAAAGTTGATGTTGTCTCCGAATTCTTTCGCTACTTTAATTGCATTCGGAATACCTGATCGGACGGTATCATACGTATCGACTAAAAAGACACAGTCTGTATGGGTTTCCGCGTATTTTTTAAACGCTGTATATTCATCTCGGTATGCTTGTACAAGCGCGTGGGCATGTGTTCCTGATACTGGGATGTTGAAACGTTTCCCAGCACGAACATTACTTGTCGCCTGGAAACCGCCGATAAGTGCGGCTCTTGCTCCCCACATCGCAGCATCCATTTCGTGCGCACGTCTTGTTCCGAATTCTAGTGCTGTCTCGTCTTCAATAATTCCTTTAATCCGAGCCGCCTTTGTTGCAATCAGCGTCTGGAAATTCACGATATTCAGTAAGGCTGTTTCGATTAGCTGCGCTTCTACAAGCGTTGCCTCGATGCGCATAATCGGCTCATTTGCAAACACAATTTCACCTTCACGCATTGAATGAAGTGTTCCTGTAAAGGACAGCCCGCTTAAATAATCAATGAAATCGCTTTTATAACCGAGTTCATCTTTTAAGTACGCTAGATCACTTTCGGTGAAGGAGAAGTCCGATAGATATTCAATCGCTTTCTCTAAACCAGCAAATACAGCGAAGCCATTGTCAAATGGAAGCTTTCTGAAGAAGAGTTCAAACACTGCCTTCTTCTCATGAATGCCGTCTCTCCAATACGTTTCTGCCATGTTAATTTGATAAAGATCTGTATGTAGTGATAAACTGTCGTCAATAAACCGATGCTCCAACTTCCATTCTCCTTCCCTTACTTAACCACTTTCGCACCAAGCGACTGCTCAAAGTGAGAAAGTGCCCACTCGTGCCCCGCTTCATTAAAACTCGCTACAGCCTTCTCGTGAATCACAAGTTCGAAGCCTTTATTGTACGCATCAACAGCTGTATGAAGTACACAAATATCGGTACATACGCCGGCTAAATGAAGCTCAGTGATGCCGCGCTCGCGCAGTTTCACTTCTAATTGAGTGCCTGCAAAAGCAGAGTATCTTGTTTTTTCCATATAGTAGACATGCTTTAAATGTTTTGACGTGTGAAATAGTGAACTTAGTTTGCCATAAAGTTCAATTCCCTTAGTGCCGCGAATATTATGGGGTGGAAATAACTTTGTCTCTGGATGATAAGGGTCTTGCTGTTCATGATGATCGACTGCAAAGACGACAAAATGTCCTTCTTCCATAAATGAAGATGTGATCTCTGTGATCTTAGACTCAATCGCTTGTCCAGGCTTTCCACATGTCAACTTTCCATCGTCTGCAACAAAATCAACTGTATAATCAATACAAATTAATGCTTTGCCCATCCGCATCTCTCCCATATGCTCTTTTGACTCATTATATCCTATTCATTTCACTAGGGAAACCTATTCAACAGATTCGTGAGAAAAAGCCTTCTGAAACAGCTCATCTTCAATATAGATATGCTCTTGATTGACCGCATTTGGCATCTCTACCACAAGACCAAAAGGAGAATGTGCCTCATGATGATTCACCACTTTAAACAAACATCCAGCGGCATTAGCCATTTTCACATATTGAGAATAAGAAGCATAGGACAACTCACCATTTAAAAGAACAGTCGCCTGACGGGTGGCCTTCAATACTTGTTCGACCTCCTGATATGGTTTACTTCGTGATACCTGCCCCTTTGTCAAAGCAAGAAGCGCTCGCTCTCTTAATGAGCCGAGAAACATTCTTCGTTCATCTGGTTTTGTTTCAGCATGTCCAAACATCCCCTGCTGCAAATAAAAGTCTACGGATTCTTCTTTCATCGCTGTTTTTCACTCCTGGTTTCTTAATTTACATTTCTGTGACCCAGTGCACAATCTTTAGTGCAAGCTCACGTGCTTCGTCTGTTTCTGCTCTGTCTATTAAGGATTGCTCGAGCGTATGGATCAACTGCTCTTTTTCATCCTCGTACGCAATGGAAATACTCCATTCAATATCTGGTACGGCAACAAGCGTTTTATATTCTTTTTTATTTTCATGTAAATATACATTGTAGGTCTTTGGTTGCCGGCTTGTGATGTGTGCTTTTCTAATTTTCATTTGACTCTGTTCACACCTCTTTTTTCTTCTTACATCCATATCCATTGTACCATAAAAAAAGACAGCTTCTGAAAAGGAATTCCCTTTCAAAGCTGGCTACGCATTGAAGCTTTTTTGCTGACTAATAAGATTAGAATCCCAAACAAAAGTGACGTTTGGACTGTTACAAAATTGGACGAGGTCCCCTGCATTATACGTACCTGAACCACCGGCGGAGTGATCAACACTTTTTGGTGAAATGGCAAAAACATCACCGAAATGTGCCGCCCCATTTCCGTAAACACGTTCTATATGAATAGGCCCAACAATCGCTGGCATCTTTCCACCACCTTTACTACCCTCATCATATGCCTAAGAGAAAAATACGTGTATATTCAACATAAAAAAGACAGCTGATAAGTGGTCATCAGCTGTCTTACTATGCATTAAATGATTGAGGCTGACCAAACAATGTGAAGTCCCAAAGCATCGTCGCATTTGGATCACTTGTAAGAGACATATAATCACCTGAATTAAAGGCTCCCGCCCCGCCAGTAGAGTGGTCTACAGCTAAAGGGGCAATGGCCAGTACATCACCAAAAGTAGTTGCACCGTTTCCTCCTACTGACTCGATATGAATAGGTCCAACGATTGCAGGCATCAGAATCTCCCCCCTATCTGCTTATGTCAATCATCTTATGCAAAAAGAGGATAGTTGTGCATCTGCCCTATACGTTTAAATGCTGTTCTTTACGAGACCGCTGACGCAGCTGAACCAATCTGACAATATTCAGGGTGATCGCTTTGAGCAGCGCATAGACAGGGACTGCAAAGATCATGCCAAGGATTCCGCCAAAGCTTCCGGCTCCAATTAACAGCAGGATAATGGTCAAAGGATGTGTGTTAAGGCGTTTCCCAATGATCAATGGAGAAATCACATTTCCATCAATTTGCTGCACGACAAGAATCACAATCACAGTCACCACTGCTTTTCCAGGCGAATCAAGAAAAGCAATCAGCACAGCTGGTGCCGCACCGAGATATGGTCCAAGGTATGGGATCACATTTGTGACCGCTATGATAATACCGAGAATAAGCGCATATTTCACACCAATTAATAAGTATCCAATAAAACATGCCACTCCGACAAATAAACAGACCACAATCTGACCCTGTATGTAAGCCGCAAGTGTGTCGTTTAATTCTTTAAAGATCTTCAATCCTTCCTTACGGTAAGGCATTGGCAAAAATTGAACGAGCTTGTCCGGAAACTTATGCCCGTCTTTCAGCATATAAAACAAAATGAACGGAACAGTGATGACGGCTAAGGCAATATTGGCAATGACACCAAACACCGCAGACATGCTTGCGGCAATATTTTCCGGTAAAGCTTTTAATGTCGAAACGATTGTCTGTTCAAATTTTGAAACAGACACATAATCTTGGTTCATCATCCAAGTAAATGTTTTGGAATGAGAGAAATCATTGATAAATTTCTGCATGTCCGTCACATAACCAGGGAAGCTTTTGAGAAGTCCACCGACCTGCGAGACAATCACCGGTCCAGCAGCATTCACGATGAATGTGATGAGCCCAATGAACAGGAGGTAAATGATCAGGATAGCAAGTGTTCTCGGAATTTTCTTGGACAAAAACCGAACAATTGGATTAAAGATGAAAAAGAGAATACCTGCCAGCAAGATCGGGACAAACAGTGTTGATGCAAATAAAATAATCGGCTGAAATAAAAACGAAACCTTTGTTGATACATAGACAATGAGTAAAACAAGTAATATTTGGAATGTCCAAAAATGAACTTTAGATTTTAACAAAGATGCTCCTCCTGTTACGTATTGATCTTATTAAAAAACTACTATTCAACCCACCTTCTGTCAACTGCTTCTTATTTTAGAACCTCATTTTTTGAAAAAAAAAAGAACAATTGGTATATCATGCACTTTTTCAAGATATACATTCTATAAGCATGAAAAAAGCAGACACCTATGCGTCTGCTTGTTACACTCTTTCACTGTGATCAGGCATCACCGATACGATTTGTTGGATCCTCACGTAAAAAACTGATTTCGCCCCTGCCTCAATGACAATATGATCCGGCATGACTTCCTTCAATTTCCCGCGCACCGTATCTTTCACTGTTTGCACAATTAATCTCATACCAACCACTTTCTGCAATGTTTGATAAACATATGGATCAACTAATGAAACAAGCTGTGGACTTCCTTGTTGTGCCATCCTACCTGCCCCTTTACTTGTGTATTTACCCACAGCGTATGCATTGACCCATGTGAATGTCACTCGCAAATCTATAACTATATTACCATTTTTTACCATTTTATATTTTTTTACAATTTATAGGAGTATACTAGATTGGTGCTGCCCACAACTTAAATCTTTTGAAGAGGTGAATTATCTTGAAAAAATTATTCTGTATCGTTGCTGTCATGCTCTTTCTCTCCTCTGCAAGTTATGCGTATGCAGGCACAATTGGAGATGCACCCGGTACACCAGGAAAGTGGTTTAAAGGAGAAGAGCCAGTTCAAAAAGACGAGTCAAAACCACCACTTGTTTTTGTTCACGGCATTAACAGCTCCTCCTCCACATGGTCCGATCGAAACGACATGGCAAAACAAGCAGTTGTGAACGGATACGAAAGCGCATTCATAGATTTACACCCAGATCAGGACATCAAAAAGAATGGTAAACTATTAGCAGAAAAATTAAAAGAAATCTATGATGTATTTGGTAGAAAAATGATTGTGATTGGTCATAGTAAAGGCGGGATCGATACACAGTCCGCACTTGTGTATTTCAATGCCCATCCATATGTGGAAAAGGTCATCACACTTGGCTCCCCTCATTACGGGACACCGCTTGCGGATCTAGCGTATAGCAAGGGCGGGAGCTGGCTCGCGAAGATTCTTGGACAAAAAAGTGATGCTCTTTATTCTTTGCAAACCGGTCTCATGGCGGCTTTTCGAAGCGAAACCGACCAGCTGGAGACATATCCTAATAAGTATGTCACTTACTCTGGCTCTGAATGGGGAACATTTGGCGGGGTGCTGTATTTAGGCGGCATGTATTTAAAAAGCTTTGGTGCCAATGATGGCGCTGTTACAGTAAGCAGCACAAGACTATCGTATGCCAACAATATTTTAACGGGAAAATGGGATCACTATTCAATCAAAAACGGCACAAGTATGTTCCCTGTGTTCCAGCATCAGTTGCTGGCAAATGTCTCAGGTGCTGAAAAGAAAAAAGAAACGGAACAAGAACCCGTTTCTGCTGAGCTGAATACTGATATTTATGTGAAAGGCGGAGAAAGTGAAAAGGATAAAACAGAAGCGTTTTATGTAGAGGAAGGAACGAATGGCTTATCGATTCAGTGGTTAAATGAAAGACAGGAAACGCAGCCCGAAATCATCGCCCCAAATGGAGACGTCTTAACAAACCTTAAGACATCGGAAGCATCTTTCCCGTATGAAGGCGCATTTTCACACCATGTGCAAATCAATAAACCCGTTCCTGGAGAATGGACGATTCGATCGAACTCAGGAAAAAAGGCTCCTTATTTACTGCTTGTGTCCTTTGATTCACCATTGAATGAAGAAATTCAAGCAGCTGCATCGAATTCAGGAGATGCATCGACCCATTCAAGCGGTCTGATTAAACGGTTAAGCAGAACAGTGGAAACCACTTACTTTAAAGATGCAAAAAAGGATCACCCTTTGAAAACAAGTACTTCATCAGCCGTTCAATTGAAAAAAGAAGGTGCTTATTCTGTCACGGTGAACTACACCGGCCTTACTGAATCAGGTACATCTGCATTTAACCGTACCGTGATTCGCACATTGTATGTCGATCAGCACGGAACGATTCATGGAGACATTCCCTACTAAACAGAGCGTTTCATCGGCTGAAGTGCCTGCTGCACTTTCTGATCCAATTCAGCCATTTTTTTCATTGCCAATGATTCATCTATTTGTCTGTAATGATGATGTCCGCCAGGCTCTTCATCCATTTCATCTGCTTTCTTCACTATTTGCTGGAGTGTGTCCTTATGCAGGTCGCCCTCTGGCAAATATGAATCAGTATGAAGCAGAATCGCAAGTGCAATATCTTTGGCTGCTTTTGGTTCCTCTCCGAGCCGTATGAGCAGTTTATGAGCCCGCTCTGCACCTTTAATGGCATGAATATCATTTCGTCTATATGTCTCGTAATCCCATTCTCCACCGGCTGTATACCATTCATAGTGACCGACGTCATGCAGGAGTGCTGCTTTCACAGCTAAGTCTGGGTTAATTCCAGCCTGCGTCGCCAGCTTGAATGCATGATAAGCACAAGCAATCGCATGGGCTTTTCCTGAACGATTTAAATACTTCTGAGCAACTGGATGGGTGTAAACATCCATTAATGTAACCTTTCTCATGGAAACCCCTCCTTATCTATATTTTTAGCATCCTAACATATTCTGAAAAGAAACTCAAATGTTCTGTCATATTTTCTATGAGTCTCGATATTAGCTTATGACAAATCAGCCGTTTTTGCTTGTACAAGACGGAAAAAAGCAGTCGCTATGACTGCTTTTTTCCATACTCACGTGCATCATATATTACTCCGCCAGCTGGATCATCCGCTAAGAGATCAAGCAAAATACCTGCGACTTCACCTGGACTCTTTAGTCTGCCTGTTTCATATAATTGCTGAAAACGGTCAATCTGTTCGAAGTCCTGTTTTGATGATTTTCGAATCTCCCCCTGCATACCTGTATCAATCGTGCCTGGGGAAAATGAAAACGTGTTAATTGGATACGCCTCATCTTTTTGTTCCTCATGCAAAGTCCTCATAAACATATCAAGTCCTGCCTTTGAGCTGCAATACGCACTCCAGCCTTTATAAGGATTTTTCGCCGCTCCAGAAGAAAGGTGAACGATCGTTTTCTTTCCGCTATATGATTGGGCCTGCTTAGCAAAAACATGACTCAACAAAACGGGGATGATCAGATTCAACGTATAATGCTGATGAAGCATATCCTGACCGCCTTGCCCCACACGTTTAATAGGTGTCACCATGCCGGCATTATTGACGAATAAAATCTCATCAGCAGCTGCCAGTGTTTGCTGCGTGAGGCTATCTTGTAGCCATTTGGCAGCGGCTTTCTCATCTGTCAGGTCGACCTGTGTATGTGTAAGTTTCGGATGAGAAATTGGTGACGCGCTTCTTGCTGCCGTGTACACATGATCTCCTCGTGAAAGCAGGCGGTCCACAAGTGCTAGACCAAATCCTTTTGATCCGCCTGTAACGATTGAAATTCGAATGACAATCTCCTCCCTTGATAACCCTATTTTACGTAGGGAAACGGTATGACATCAAGCAATCTGCATAAAGAAAAGCCTGGCTCTTTTAAGAGACAGGCTATTTCTTTTCAGCCTTCACGTTCACCTTTGGAATCAGGATGAACATCACGAGGATGCCAAACACGATCAAAAAACCAAAGATGATCGGAAGCAGCGTTGATGTCTGTTTCTCATGATCCTCGCTAGAAGGTGCTGACACAGCCGCATCACGAAAAGAGATATTCATCTCTTCCATCATGCGAGCTGAATTTTTGGGCGGGTTTTCTTTTAAATCACTAAAAAGCTGTGGTGAAAGAGACCCTCCAGGGGTTTTAGGCGGTTCAGCAAAATGAATGTCTGTTTTAACAGTTGATGTCTTTTTGCTTTGTTCGTATTTCGTTTGATCTCTCAATATACTCGAGTTTATATTGAGTTCTTTTTCCTGATATTCATTCGGCTTGACATTTGTATCCGTATCTTCACCAGCAGCAAAAGCAGCAGGAATAAGGAGAAAAAGGGACATGACACCAAGTGCCATCCCTTTCACGAACAGATTAAGCCTCATGAGTCACATCACGTTCCTCCGTTTTATCTTTCCATAGCTTTGTCACAAGCGGTATGGCCATGAAGAGGACAGTTAAAATCACTAACCCTATAACGCCCATTCCAAAGTGATCTCCATCTCCATATTGGATGGACAGGTACACATCTGTCACTGGATTTGTAAAATGGAAATTCGGCATCACCAAATCAATTAATGGAGCGACAAAGAAGAAAATAAGCGCCGTTGCTGCCATCCATCCGGCAATTGATCCAAAAAGAAAAGCCGTGCGAATAAAGGCGGAACAAGCCACCAATAGCAAAATCGTGAAAATGGACCATTGAATCGCTTGATCATCTGCAAGCTTGTAAATGTTCAGTCCAAACAAGCTGATCATGAGACCGACCAACAGATTTAAGATGCCAAACAATGCACCTTTGACAAGCATCGGAGCTGCCGAATAATACGAGCTGAAAAAGCCAATTAACAAACTGCTGATCATTACAATGACCAAAATAACCACTGGCGGCACAGTCTGCGTTTTTTCTTCCGGTACATCGCCGCTGATTTTCAGCGGATTAGCTAAGTGGTTATACACATAGTTGCTGTTCCCTTGATCGCTTAATGTGTTTCCTAAAATACCCTTTAAATCTTGCTGAACAAGCTTCGTAGAGTTAACATTCTTGCTCCAGTTTTCATTCAACGTATCTGCTTTTTCTTGAACTGTTGTGACACTCTCTTCAATGTTATTCGTATAATCTGCTACCCCTTTTTGGCGGTCTGTTAACGAACTCATATTTTCAGAAAGACGAAGCACTTCCTGACCAATTGAATCCTGAGCACTGACAACAATTGAACTGCCTGCAAGGTCTGCCGTATACACTGCATCGCCTTGATCAGCCATTTGCTCAGCTACATTGTCCGCACTTTCAGAAATTGTGTTTAATTCCTGCTCCATGCTTGCCTGCTGAGTCGAAATGTATTCCGCATAGCCATCTGAAAACTGCTGCATCTCATCAATAAAAGAAGACACATCATCGTTTGACGTCAGCATTTGATTTTTGAGCGTATCCCAGTTTTCTGTTTCCTCTTTTTTGATGGAGAGGATGGATTCGATTTCATCTGGTTTGGTATCGACCAAAGATGAAGGCTCCTTCTTTGGATAGAAGCTTTTAAGTAATGCTTCATACTGTGCTAATTCATTTGAATACTTTAATAATTCAGATGCATTTTCTGAATTTGTATTAAAACCCTCAAGTTTATCCATTTTCGATGTATATTGATTTAATGGAGATTGAGTTGTAACTATACGCTCTAATTTTCTTGTAATAGCAGATTCTTGTTTGATAATGGATTTCTTTATATCGCTTATGTTTTTATTGTTGCTAGTTTCTATTCTTATTATTTTTTCTTCTAGTTTGTCTATTTTTTCTGTTAAAGATTTTAATTCTTTACTCAAAAGATCAACTTTTCCTTGTAATTGATCATTATGAGCTGTAGTTTTCTCCTCAATATTCTTTTTCACTTCTTCTAATTTTAGGGATAGTGCTTTTAGTTGCTCTTTTGATTGAACTGACGTTGATTTGGTTTCCCCAGTTTGTTTTGGATTTTCTTCACTATTTTCTGGAGTAGGTGTTATCGTTTCTTCATTTTCTGACAACTCATCTGCCACTTGATTTATTTCTGTTGAGATTTCAGTTAATTTCATAGTCTCTTCTTCAAGATCTATTTTCAAATCGTCTGTCGAGTCTTGAGGGTCTTCATCTTGATTATTCGAATCCTCATTCGAATTCTCTGAGGGTTTCTCTGCATTCAGCAGTGCCTTTCTTGAAGATTTCAATTGCTCTTGCAACGGAGTAATTTTATTCCCTATGTATGCAAGATATTGAGCTTCATAATTACTAATCAGTTCTTCCTGAGACGCCTTTACAAGTTCCCTTAACCCCGTTGATTGCTTAGGAATAGCGTCCTCTCTTGACTTTTGAACAGATTGGATGGCGCTGTCCGTTGTGTTTAGCTGACTTTGTACTCCGTTGATATCTGTTTTTAGTCCGCCCATTTGATCACTAAAGCTGCGGGCATTTTGGTTTTGGATATCAGCTAGCTGTTTGAGCCCTTGCTGGATTTGTTTTTGGTTTGTCGATTGCGCTTTGATCAAGAGGTCCTTTTGTTTATCTTGATACTGCTGGTATTGATCGACTACTTTTACAAAGTCCTTTAACTGGTTCTTTGCTTCTTCTGTTGTAGTCAGACCGTCTTTATACTGTTTCTGCGAGTCAGTCATCGCATTTTTTAATTCTTCTATTTGTTTCTTCTGTTGCTGAACGGCGTCTGATAGTTTGTTTGAATTCGGCTTATAGAAGTTATACATCGTGTTTTGGAATTCGACTTCTTTCCCGACAATATGTTCAAACTCTTCTCTGACATTGCCGATTTCCTGTGATACAAAACTCCAATATAACGTCGACATTTGTTCGTTCATTTTTTTCTGCGCATTTTCCAGCTCTCTTTGCACTTTTTCTTTATTGACTGAATTGAGCTGGTCTTGAATAGAAAATTGAATAGATGCCTTTTCAGGATGATCTTTATCATAGCTCAGCACATTTTTTGAGAAATCAGACGGAATATAGAGGACAGCGTCATACTTTCTGCTTTTCAGTCCATTTTCTGCTGCACTGCGATTCACTACGGTCCATGTATAATCTGGACGCTCTGATAATGCTGCCACGACATCCTGTCCGAAACGAGCGGTGTTTTCACTTTCGCTCGCTCCCATATCCTCATTGACCACAGCAATATTACGCGTGGCATTCTTTTTCTGTTTTGCGGGGTCATCTCCAATGAGGTGGAAAAATAAAACCGGCAGAACAAGAATTAATATCATGGTGGATACAATTTTGATGGAGCTTTTTTGCTGCTCTGTCATTGAACACTCTTCCTTTCTACCGCACATAAAGGAACCTGGATTTTCTTCTCTTTCCCGTTTTCAACCAAATATCCGAAGCCTGGCTGAATGTCTGGTTCTTGTCTTGCATACGGAAGCGGTATGATGTTTTGCTCTGATTTTTTCATGAGTAACATGGCATGACGTACTTGTTTGATTTCGTTTGTGAGTGCATCATAGCCTTTACTGAATTCAGTATGATTCCCTGATGCGATCAGGCTAAAGCCTAGGTGTGCATAGGACTTCATGAAATCAGCCAATTGATCTTGAAGACGCGGATCGATCGTCTGCTGAAAACGCGTAATGCCATCGATCACAAGCACAATTTGAGGAAAGGACAGCTGATCAGTCTCTCCCCGGCGTACTGCTTCGACATACATCTCTTCCCGCACCTTAAACAAGCAGTCTATATCCTCAGCCCATTCGGTGATATCATCCTTTGTTTCAAGGTAATCAATACTCTCTTCTTTTGCATAATGAGATAGACCCCGATCAATCGAATCAAAGACGGCCAGTTTCTCAGGTTTTGCAGCTAAAAGCTGATCAAGCATCAGCTTCGTCACATTTGTCTTTCCTCGCTGCGTTTGACCGATGATGAGGCAATGTTTATTCTTTTTCAAGTCAAAATAAACAGGTGCCACAGATTCCTCATCTAATCCGACTGGAATGTCATAAGGCGGTTTTTGTTCATCTAAACGACTCTCAAGCTCCCAAACTGTCAGCTTATCAGGAAGCATCGGCACAGGCTTTGGTTTTTCAGATGCTTCAAAGCGGTCATGAAGAAGCTGTATCTCTTGTTTCAAATGCTCAAACAGTTCGAGATCGTTCTCTCCTTCAACTGGCAAGAACATTTGTGCAAAGTAAAGCTCTTCTTTGTTGATAATGACTCGTCCTGGTATCGGCTCTAAGCTGAATTTCGGTCTGCCAATAATTGAGTACGCCTCTCCTTGATCCATTAAATAATGGACGACCTTTGTTTTCAGGTTGTTCATAAGAGATTGGCGGACTGCGTTTACCCGAGTTGCTGTAATCAAGAAGTAAATTCCTAATGATTGTCCATCACGGCTGAGTTGGATAAATTCAGATTCAAGTTCATGCATTTCGTCTTTGACAATGTCAAAGTTGTCGATCACGATGAAAATGAACGGGAGCTTTTTCTCATTTAAGGCGTTGTACATTTTAATATGACTCATTTCTTGCTGCCTGAATAACCGCTTGCGGAATTCCACTTCTTCCCGCAGACGTGTCATTGATTTTTGAATCTTTCTCATTTGAT
Coding sequences:
- the esaA gene encoding type VII secretion protein EsaA — encoded protein: MTEQQKSSIKIVSTMILILVLPVLFFHLIGDDPAKQKKNATRNIAVVNEDMGASESENTARFGQDVVAALSERPDYTWTVVNRSAAENGLKSRKYDAVLYIPSDFSKNVLSYDKDHPEKASIQFSIQDQLNSVNKEKVQRELENAQKKMNEQMSTLYWSFVSQEIGNVREEFEHIVGKEVEFQNTMYNFYKPNSNKLSDAVQQQKKQIEELKNAMTDSQKQYKDGLTTTEEAKNQLKDFVKVVDQYQQYQDKQKDLLIKAQSTNQKQIQQGLKQLADIQNQNARSFSDQMGGLKTDINGVQSQLNTTDSAIQSVQKSREDAIPKQSTGLRELVKASQEELISNYEAQYLAYIGNKITPLQEQLKSSRKALLNAEKPSENSNEDSNNQDEDPQDSTDDLKIDLEEETMKLTEISTEINQVADELSENEETITPTPENSEENPKQTGETKSTSVQSKEQLKALSLKLEEVKKNIEEKTTAHNDQLQGKVDLLSKELKSLTEKIDKLEEKIIRIETSNNKNISDIKKSIIKQESAITRKLERIVTTQSPLNQYTSKMDKLEGFNTNSENASELLKYSNELAQYEALLKSFYPKKEPSSLVDTKPDEIESILSIKKEETENWDTLKNQMLTSNDDVSSFIDEMQQFSDGYAEYISTQQASMEQELNTISESADNVAEQMADQGDAVYTADLAGSSIVVSAQDSIGQEVLRLSENMSSLTDRQKGVADYTNNIEESVTTVQEKADTLNENWSKNVNSTKLVQQDLKGILGNTLSDQGNSNYVYNHLANPLKISGDVPEEKTQTVPPVVILVIVMISSLLIGFFSSYYSAAPMLVKGALFGILNLLVGLMISLFGLNIYKLADDQAIQWSIFTILLLVACSAFIRTAFLFGSIAGWMAATALIFFFVAPLIDLVMPNFHFTNPVTDVYLSIQYGDGDHFGMGVIGLVILTVLFMAIPLVTKLWKDKTEERDVTHEA